tgaCACCAGTGAGAGCTgggcccaggtccctccctctcttccctgtCATGTGCTGCGGTGGCGAAGCGGTTCAATGTGTCTGTGAGACGCCGTGCTGCCAGTTAGGAGGGGAGGTGAGTGTGACCTgttacccttctctctctctctctctcagctgcagTCCTGCAGGTGGTCCTGAACTCCATCATCAAGGCCATGGTGCCCCTGCTCCACATCGCCCTACTGGTCCTCTTCATGATCATCATCTACGCCATCGTCGGGCAGGAGCTGTTCAAGGGAAAGTTGCACAAGACTTGCTACTACATCGGGACAGGTCTGGAACGTGGGCGACCCTCCCACCAGCCGGGGGGGCCATGCCAtaaccctcccagccacaccatatagccatataacCATATGACGTGGCTGGGAGGTGTATGCCATATCTGGGGGCGTTATATGACTACATGGCATGGCggggaggtgtatggcatggctgggaggtgtatggcatggctgggggcatTATAAGGCTATATGGCATGATGGAGAGGTATATGGCATATCTGGGGGcattatatggctatatggtgtggctgggagggttatggcatggctgggggagttatatggctatatggtatggctgggagggttatggcatggctgggggcgttatatggctatatggcatggctgggggcattatatggctatatggtgtGGCTAGGAGGTATATTGCACTGCGCCAGAGCCctcctctgggtggggctgggggctaaggcacaagcagcagcaggagtgtaGTTGTCCTTCTCCTCTGCTCAGCCTGACTTCTGTGCTTCGGTTTCACCCTCAGATATCATTGCcaaaggggaaatggagaagcCATCCCCGTGCACCACCACCGGCCACGGGTATCACTGCACCCTCAACGGCACtgagtgcaggagtgggtggccaGGGCCCAACAACGGCATCCCCCATTTTGATAATTTTGGCTTCGCCATGCTGACTGTGTACCAGTGCATCACCATGGAGGGCTGGACGGAAGTCCTCTACTGGGTAGGTGAAGGCCTGAGCCCGCTGGCTGCGAGGGAGGAGACGCCGGCACACTCTTTGAACAAGAACATGGTACTAAGCGGGTTGGGCTGGCCAGGCTTCCCAAATGGTGGGGATCCTTCCGGGGCAGCGAGCCCCGCAGACTCTGCAGCTACTGGATGATGTATCCACTGAGCAATGAGCTCCCAGGGAGAAGGTGGCACCCGCCGGTGCAGCAGAGTGTTTGAACCCTGCCTAGCCAAGAGAGTCCCTGTCCAAGTACCGCTGAGACTCTCAAGGAGCCTGAGAAGGCCAAGTCACAGGGCACGTTCCAGAAGCTGcgagagaagcagcagctggaggaggatcTGAAGGGCTACATGGACTGGATCACCCATGCCGAAGTCATGGACAGCCACCGGGCCAGGGGAGAAGGTACCATCCTCACCTGGGCAAAGCCTCTCGCTTCTGGAGAATGGTTAAATCCtccaccgggggtgggggggggtgtctgtgggatGAGCGGGGTGGGAGGCCGGGAGAAGGTGTGCACTTGCTCCTAGTTTACTCATTGAGGGAGGCTGCCCCTCCCTTGACATTATCCAGGTTCAAGGATTAGAAGCTGCTTCAGACTCGCCAGAGATGAAGAGTTTTTGGAGAGGAAAGACCGTCCTATGGCATAGGACAGGCCAAGGCCTTGGGAAGCCCGTaggctgttcctggctctgccactgacacactgggtgacctcgggcaagtcacttcaccaatccgtgcctctgtttcccatgtGTAGTGGGATGTACTAACACTTGCCCATTTGGGGCTGAAATTAATCACATTTGCTAAGGGCTTTTGAGAACCTGAAGTGGAAGTTGCTATAGAAGAGAGTTATTGGCCCCCCTTCCCCATTACCTCCCTGGGATGCTGTTATGTGATTGGATATAATCCCTTGGCTCTTTGTTTACTCTGTGGGGCATTTTACACAGCTGTGGAGCTATATGTAATGATCAGAATTCTGAACGCCATCACTGGTCCCCTGCTCTCTATTGCCACCGGTTACACTCCCGCGGTGTCTAGTATTGCTCCGTTTCTTCGCACATTACGATGCCAAAAAAAACCTCCTTCCCAAACTTGTTCTCTTGAGTGCGGACGTGTCTCTTGAGGAGGTTTGTATCTCTTAGGGAGTTATTAGATGGGAACCCTTCCTTTGCAGATGTGCTTCTCAGGGTATAGCTACGCTGCAATCACTTTCATCTAGCCAGCTCGGTCACCAGAGCCGGTGAAGCCGCAATAGCCCTGTGAGTGATTATACGCCGATTTCACCGCTCCAGTATCGGAGCTAACGAGATTAAAGTGCTCTCAGGTGCATCTGCACAAGCTGCGATCACACCTccgattgcagtgtggacatacccttagagttccccttccctctccggTGGGAATCCATTGCCgatgtccccatgtgtctcttgAAGGGGTCCCCAGCTCACTGAAGATCTCTCTCTTTCATAGGGATGCTGCCATCAGAGGAAGGGGGTGCAGAGACCGAGAGCCTGTCTGAAATTGAGGGCATGAACAAATGGATTCTCTTCTtgtgagtacacacacacacacacacacacacacacacacacacacacacacagagtctctctctctcctgcctgatcCTGACTCTCCTGCTCTTGGAATCAATCCTGTTGTAAGAGCCCCTATCGGAAGAGCTGGTAGTTTTGTTGGGGGGGTGGATACACCATGTTCAGTGCAGCCCACGCAAAGGTGGATTTTGCTATGTCCGGCTCTGTAAAAAGGCTAGTTCAGGTGGTATCCCGCCTCTTCTTTTGGGGGACCATGCGTCAAGCTCCTCTCCACtatccctcctcctgcccagcacaccccagggctccgggaACTGCGTGAGTGGTGTCAGGAAATCCAAGGTCATTCCAACTGATGAACAGGTGAGGCCAGCGCACTCTTTAAGGGGCAGTGACCTCTCCAGAGCATGCACAGGACCGGCCGCCATGCGGAAGGGAAGGCATCTCATGGACCCTGCGCTGGGCGAGCAGCCCGGACACCTGGGCAAGTGCCTTAGCTTCACCATCTGTTCCTATTCCTTGGGCAAGTGCCttagtttcaccatctgtaaaatggggataaatgaaGCACACTTCCCCAGGGCTTTAAAACAAATTGTTCATTAACACACCAG
This genomic window from Chrysemys picta bellii isolate R12L10 unplaced genomic scaffold, ASM1138683v2 scaf4103, whole genome shotgun sequence contains:
- the LOC135980538 gene encoding voltage-dependent L-type calcium channel subunit alpha-1S-like, which gives rise to MVPLLHIALLVLFMIIIYAIVGQELFKGKLHKTCYYIGTDIIAKGEMEKPSPCTTTGHGYHCTLNGTECRSGWPGPNNGIPHFDNFGFAMLTVYQCITMEGWTEVLYWVGEGLSPLAAREETPAHSLNKNMVLSGLGWPGFPNGGDPSGAASPADSAATG